A single window of Parafrankia irregularis DNA harbors:
- a CDS encoding transcriptional regulator, which yields MADTQKDRRYAMEVGMRLREIRKQQGLSLQGVEIRSNGKTKVAALGSYERGDRMVTVIQLAELANLYRVPTSVLLPQHDRSAAGKQQSRIVLDLQKLAEAPAEASTLARWVEHIRRQRGDYAGRMLSIRYGDLEALAAIYDTSPYELVALLRSWHVLHPSSSELGATDGGEGLISQSSEDVEVCPRPSGSAVLPPQG from the coding sequence ATGGCCGATACTCAGAAGGACCGTAGATATGCTATGGAAGTCGGCATGCGACTCCGCGAAATCCGAAAGCAGCAGGGGTTGTCGCTCCAAGGCGTCGAGATCAGATCAAATGGTAAGACGAAAGTCGCCGCCCTCGGTTCCTACGAGAGAGGCGACCGAATGGTGACCGTGATCCAGCTCGCCGAGCTTGCCAACTTGTATCGCGTCCCGACCTCTGTCCTTTTGCCGCAACACGACCGGTCGGCAGCCGGCAAGCAGCAGTCACGAATAGTCCTCGATCTCCAGAAGCTCGCAGAGGCTCCGGCCGAAGCTTCCACGCTGGCTCGCTGGGTAGAGCATATCCGGCGACAGCGAGGCGACTATGCGGGCCGTATGTTGTCCATCCGGTACGGCGATCTTGAAGCGCTCGCTGCTATCTATGACACGTCTCCATATGAACTAGTAGCACTTCTACGGTCCTGGCATGTACTGCACCCATCAAGCAGCGAGCTAGGCGCAACGGATGGTGGCGAGGGCCTCATCTCCCAGTCTTCGGAGGATGTCGAAGTCTGCCCCCGGCCATCAGGTTCGGCTGTCCTTCCTCCCCAGGGGTAA